Proteins encoded by one window of Coriobacteriia bacterium:
- the rnc gene encoding ribonuclease III, producing MTYDALKDKKDVEYRVSRVEAITSHVFKDKSLALQAITHPSAVEGDSHLSYERLEFLGDSIVGFAVGLEGYRRFPDIDEGILTKMRIAVVNGNFLSEAAVEKGLQECVIFGTSELSAGSRGMHSALEDVFEAITAALFLDGGMAVATAWVLGCLGDCINPEIAADKSSPKSLLQEKVQACGGSVSYDIVSVEGPSHSPSFVAEVSVNNIVVAQGAGASKKVAEKAAAQAALDDAFRSE from the coding sequence ATGACCTATGATGCGTTAAAGGACAAAAAGGACGTGGAGTATCGTGTTTCGCGCGTCGAAGCGATTACTTCGCATGTGTTTAAAGATAAGTCGCTTGCGCTTCAAGCGATCACTCACCCTTCTGCAGTCGAAGGTGATTCACATCTCAGCTATGAACGGCTTGAATTTCTCGGAGATTCGATCGTCGGTTTCGCCGTCGGTCTCGAGGGGTATCGCCGTTTTCCCGATATCGATGAGGGAATCTTGACTAAGATGCGCATTGCCGTCGTCAATGGAAATTTTTTGTCGGAAGCTGCCGTCGAAAAAGGTCTGCAGGAGTGCGTCATTTTCGGAACGAGTGAGTTGAGCGCGGGATCGCGGGGAATGCACTCCGCTTTGGAAGATGTTTTCGAAGCGATTACAGCCGCTCTCTTCCTCGATGGAGGAATGGCAGTTGCAACCGCTTGGGTACTCGGTTGCCTGGGCGACTGTATCAATCCCGAGATTGCTGCGGATAAGAGTAGTCCGAAATCTCTTTTACAAGAGAAAGTTCAGGCATGCGGCGGCTCGGTATCTTACGATATCGTATCCGTCGAAGGTCCTTCGCATAGCCCGAGTTTCGTAGCTGAAGTCTCAGTCAATAATATCGTCGTCGCACAAGGCGCGGGCGCTTCCAAAAAAGTGGCCGAAAAAGCGGCGGCACAAGCTGCACTCGACGACGCTTTCCGGAGCGAATAG
- a CDS encoding acyl carrier protein, with translation MERTQVIEKIRETVVDVLDCDESSVVESASFAEDLGADSLDVVELVMAFEESFGSSIPDDKIESIKTVGDVADFFMTAK, from the coding sequence ATGGAACGTACCCAAGTAATTGAAAAGATACGTGAGACCGTTGTCGATGTTTTGGACTGCGATGAAAGCTCCGTTGTGGAGTCAGCTTCATTCGCCGAAGATCTCGGAGCAGATTCTTTAGACGTTGTCGAGCTCGTTATGGCTTTCGAAGAATCATTCGGCTCTTCGATTCCCGATGACAAAATCGAATCGATTAAGACAGTCGGAGATGTAGCGGACTTTTTCATGACGGCGAAATAA
- a CDS encoding ACP S-malonyltransferase, whose translation MNKLFVFPGFGSQQVGMFQRLPEEVDVVRLMDAASAHSGLQLERIVSDGPESALVDIRASYPMIMLIDAVWGRYLEENEIVHEATLGYGIGEVAALVSSGVISIGAGVTLSSLYAKATIEATKNSDGASMTVLGLERAAVEAVIEDTPNVWISADNSQNQVGISGVSSSLNVLETDLIDAGARRAVTLPLPGALNSPMMVAAQDEMRKILEKAEFREATIPFMSCYDARPHTDAREIKEVFLSGITSPLRFREAVLASRDEFGIDIAIECGAGSILSGYLVHTDLTAIPVTQYADENGVDSLKERIGAIEARQ comes from the coding sequence GTGAATAAATTATTTGTATTTCCCGGATTCGGTTCTCAGCAAGTCGGAATGTTCCAGCGCTTGCCCGAAGAAGTGGATGTAGTCCGTCTTATGGATGCCGCCTCCGCGCATTCCGGTTTGCAACTCGAACGTATCGTTTCCGACGGTCCGGAAAGTGCGCTTGTCGACATTCGGGCATCGTATCCGATGATTATGCTCATAGATGCCGTATGGGGTCGCTATCTCGAAGAGAATGAAATCGTGCATGAGGCGACATTGGGCTATGGTATCGGCGAAGTCGCCGCGCTTGTTTCTTCGGGAGTCATTTCGATCGGCGCTGGTGTGACGCTCTCTTCGCTCTATGCGAAGGCGACCATAGAGGCTACGAAGAACAGCGATGGAGCGTCGATGACCGTGCTCGGGCTGGAGAGGGCTGCCGTCGAAGCGGTGATAGAGGATACGCCCAATGTCTGGATTTCGGCCGATAACTCCCAAAACCAAGTTGGGATTTCCGGCGTTTCTTCGAGCTTGAATGTGCTTGAGACCGATTTGATCGATGCCGGTGCACGACGTGCGGTAACGCTTCCTTTGCCCGGTGCTCTCAATTCGCCCATGATGGTGGCGGCTCAAGACGAGATGCGTAAGATCCTTGAAAAAGCCGAGTTTCGTGAGGCGACGATTCCGTTCATGTCGTGTTACGATGCGCGCCCGCACACGGATGCCCGAGAAATTAAAGAGGTATTTTTGAGCGGAATCACTTCGCCGTTGCGTTTTCGAGAAGCCGTACTGGCATCGCGTGACGAATTCGGAATCGATATCGCAATCGAGTGCGGGGCGGGGAGTATACTTTCCGGGTACCTCGTCCACACCGACCTGACTGCAATCCCCGTGACCCAATATGCCGACGAAAATGGTGTGGATAGTTTAAAAGAACGCATCGGCGCCATTGAAGCGCGACAATAA
- the plsX gene encoding phosphate acyltransferase PlsX has product MLSRPVSIAVDAVGGDFAPKVVLEGVEKALSSDSNIIVHLVGPADIVNPFAARFPGRVVAVPASEIIGMGEHPASAVRSKRDSSIVVGSRLVKEGICQGLFSAGSTGASMAAATLIIGRIRGVSRPALATVLPGASKPTILLDIGANADCKPENLLQFGFMGKAYAQAVFGLKDPKVALLNIGEEDTKGSVLAQEANALMRTSLPGFVGNAEGQDLLSGEFDVIVTDGFTGNVSLKLLEGSTKILLGRVKNALTSSTGKKILAAPLAGSIKSLKDDMDPDQFGGAPLLGVKGVCAIGHGPSSAQAIESGILVTARAVRNDLTDILTKNIINLLNQDVG; this is encoded by the coding sequence ATTTTGAGCCGACCTGTATCCATCGCTGTCGACGCTGTTGGCGGCGATTTTGCACCGAAAGTCGTTCTCGAGGGTGTCGAGAAAGCTCTTTCGAGTGACTCGAATATCATTGTCCATCTCGTCGGGCCTGCTGACATTGTCAATCCGTTTGCAGCGCGTTTCCCCGGCAGAGTCGTGGCTGTGCCCGCAAGTGAAATAATCGGTATGGGTGAACACCCCGCCAGTGCGGTCCGTTCCAAAAGAGATTCCAGCATCGTCGTCGGTTCCCGTCTTGTGAAAGAGGGGATATGCCAAGGCCTTTTTTCCGCCGGATCGACGGGGGCGAGCATGGCGGCGGCGACACTCATCATAGGCCGTATACGGGGAGTGAGTCGTCCCGCATTGGCTACGGTGCTTCCCGGCGCGAGCAAACCGACGATATTGCTGGACATCGGAGCAAACGCCGATTGCAAACCTGAGAATCTTCTTCAGTTCGGATTCATGGGAAAGGCGTATGCCCAAGCGGTCTTCGGTTTGAAGGATCCTAAGGTCGCCTTGCTCAACATCGGCGAAGAAGACACGAAAGGCTCCGTGCTTGCGCAGGAAGCCAATGCGTTGATGCGCACATCGTTGCCGGGCTTTGTGGGAAATGCCGAAGGGCAAGATCTTTTGTCGGGTGAATTCGACGTTATCGTCACCGATGGCTTTACGGGCAACGTTTCTTTAAAGCTTCTCGAAGGCTCGACGAAGATTCTTCTCGGACGTGTCAAAAATGCTTTGACGTCGAGTACCGGTAAGAAAATTTTAGCGGCCCCCCTCGCAGGATCCATAAAGTCACTGAAAGACGACATGGACCCCGATCAGTTCGGCGGAGCGCCGCTTCTCGGTGTGAAAGGCGTGTGCGCCATAGGCCATGGCCCCTCTTCGGCGCAGGCGATCGAAAGTGGGATTCTCGTTACCGCGCGAGCCGTTAGAAACGATCTCACCGATATTCTCACGAAAAATATCATAAATCTCCTCAATCAAGATGTCGGATAA
- the rpmF gene encoding 50S ribosomal protein L32, which translates to MAVPKRKTGRARTNARRSSHKLTAINASSCPQCHELRMAHHICPSCGYYDGKEIVEVD; encoded by the coding sequence ATGGCTGTACCTAAGAGAAAGACCGGTCGTGCACGTACGAATGCACGTCGCTCAAGCCACAAGCTCACGGCAATCAATGCATCATCGTGTCCTCAGTGCCATGAGCTCAGAATGGCTCATCACATCTGCCCGTCATGCGGATATTATGATGGCAAGGAAATCGTCGAAGTCGATTAG
- a CDS encoding DUF177 domain-containing protein produces the protein MFSQTNIRLVLDDHDAVLHLNDSFDIAEFVVEDLEFKPLGPAYYDLDLTYTGDGVLALGVVTLDVSAPCVRCLEEFPLRINSEVQTLFYLDPTVDDAGDPLPFIDDEGNISLLDELYEDLRMETPFAPLHDRDCLGLCPKCGVNLNVETCTCSHEIDPTHPLAGLIGLIGEDGHADEEDSE, from the coding sequence ATGTTCAGCCAAACCAATATACGCCTCGTACTCGACGATCACGATGCGGTGTTGCACCTAAACGACAGCTTTGATATCGCGGAGTTCGTCGTCGAAGACCTTGAGTTCAAACCTTTGGGTCCGGCTTACTATGACCTCGATCTCACGTACACCGGAGACGGCGTTCTCGCCCTCGGAGTCGTTACTTTGGATGTCTCGGCCCCCTGTGTGAGGTGTCTCGAAGAATTTCCGCTGAGGATCAACTCCGAGGTGCAAACGCTGTTTTATCTCGATCCCACCGTCGATGATGCCGGTGACCCGTTGCCGTTCATCGATGACGAAGGCAATATCTCGTTGTTGGATGAACTCTATGAAGACCTTCGCATGGAAACCCCGTTCGCGCCTCTACACGACAGGGATTGCTTGGGACTTTGCCCCAAGTGCGGAGTGAACTTGAACGTAGAGACATGCACGTGTTCTCATGAGATCGATCCGACGCACCCTCTTGCCGGTCTCATCGGTCTTATCGGCGAGGACGGACATGCCGACGAAGAAGACAGCGAATAA
- a CDS encoding ATPase translates to MDDIMELIDRIDELVEGSKNMPLSSNKIVNPEAIYGIVDEIRDRYPEELKQARWILKQRQEMVEEAEREANRVLEEAQERARMLVGDTEIVRQAEGKAAEILEDARANEREVRLGAEDYADEMMANLEVNLGKLLTAVQRGRDRLQGKTAQR, encoded by the coding sequence ATGGATGACATTATGGAGCTTATCGATAGAATCGATGAGCTCGTCGAAGGCTCGAAGAATATGCCTTTGAGCAGTAATAAGATTGTTAATCCTGAGGCTATATATGGAATCGTCGATGAAATTCGTGATCGCTATCCCGAGGAGCTCAAGCAGGCTCGCTGGATTTTGAAGCAACGTCAAGAAATGGTCGAAGAGGCGGAGCGCGAGGCGAACCGCGTTCTCGAAGAGGCTCAAGAGCGTGCGCGCATGCTCGTCGGCGACACCGAGATCGTGCGTCAAGCCGAGGGCAAGGCAGCTGAGATTCTCGAAGATGCACGTGCCAACGAGCGTGAGGTTCGTCTCGGAGCAGAGGATTATGCCGATGAAATGATGGCAAACCTCGAAGTGAATCTCGGCAAACTCCTCACTGCGGTTCAACGCGGACGAGATCGTCTCCAAGGCAAGACCGCTCAGAGATAG
- the coaD gene encoding pantetheine-phosphate adenylyltransferase — translation MKRAVIPGTFDPITNGHLDVIERASALFDEIVVGVASSEEKNGRGTLFSVEERVDMILTATKHLSNIEVKSFNNLLIDFACDTSADVIVKGLRAVTDFEHEFQMAALNWQLDSEIETMFIMAIPENMYLSSSAVKEIAKHGGSTKGLVPEGVDVLLRDKL, via the coding sequence GTGAAGCGTGCGGTTATTCCGGGGACATTCGATCCGATAACGAACGGACATCTCGACGTCATTGAACGTGCTTCGGCACTTTTTGATGAAATAGTCGTCGGAGTTGCTTCATCCGAAGAGAAAAACGGACGGGGAACACTCTTTTCGGTCGAAGAGCGGGTCGATATGATTTTGACGGCTACCAAACATTTGTCTAATATAGAGGTGAAGTCGTTTAATAATTTACTTATTGATTTCGCATGCGATACTTCAGCAGATGTCATCGTAAAGGGTTTGCGCGCCGTCACAGATTTCGAACATGAGTTCCAAATGGCTGCGCTCAACTGGCAATTGGACTCCGAAATCGAAACGATGTTTATCATGGCCATACCCGAGAATATGTATTTGAGTTCATCGGCGGTCAAAGAAATTGCAAAACATGGCGGCTCTACGAAAGGGCTCGTTCCGGAAGGTGTAGACGTACTGCTCAGAGATAAACTCTAG
- the rsmD gene encoding 16S rRNA (guanine(966)-N(2))-methyltransferase RsmD, whose translation MGERRMRIIAGKHKGRPIVAPKGDTTRPTTDRVREAIFSRLVSDFGDFSDISVLDSFAGSGALGLEALSRGAKRAVFVEEHAKTAQIVKKNIDTLSFGQNSNLLVVDAFKSTTAIAVYGPFDIIFLDPPYKVVPEAIFSYLCDLANRGAINANATIVYEHSAAAKFDLPVGFVISAQKKYGSTVISYADFKGNE comes from the coding sequence ATGGGTGAGCGCCGGATGAGGATTATCGCAGGCAAACATAAGGGGCGTCCCATCGTCGCGCCGAAAGGAGATACCACGCGTCCGACGACCGATCGTGTCAGGGAGGCGATATTTTCGCGTCTTGTCAGCGACTTCGGTGACTTTTCGGATATATCGGTACTCGACTCGTTCGCGGGAAGCGGTGCTCTCGGGCTCGAGGCGCTTTCGAGAGGTGCGAAGCGGGCGGTATTCGTCGAAGAGCATGCGAAAACTGCACAAATCGTCAAGAAAAATATCGACACGCTTTCATTCGGACAGAACTCGAATCTTCTCGTCGTCGATGCGTTCAAGTCAACGACGGCGATAGCGGTATATGGACCCTTTGACATTATTTTTCTCGATCCTCCTTATAAAGTTGTGCCGGAGGCGATCTTCAGCTATCTTTGCGACTTGGCGAATCGGGGCGCAATCAACGCGAACGCCACGATCGTGTATGAACATTCGGCTGCAGCGAAGTTCGACTTGCCGGTTGGTTTTGTAATCAGTGCACAAAAGAAGTATGGTAGTACTGTTATATCTTATGCTGACTTTAAGGGGAATGAGTAG
- the recG gene encoding ATP-dependent DNA helicase RecG, with the protein MVVDTSGIHSSKATRFVALSDSVEQARYVDAVRAELFSKINIKTIGDLLTHIPFRYLDLRVEHSIGQAPLGEGAYVGTVHEVSVKSPRPHLKVTEVSLIDGSGVLVGVWFNQPWVARSFVQGERVVFAGQIRLNYGLKQMTQPFVEKLDQENATCNKLLPIHRVTEGISPGWMRRIIAEALDDYGDVLDSLPYRLRIKNRLFSLGRALREVHFPTDEENARRARQRLVYDELLLFELMCARKRYTETVSAQGTAQRCDGRLVKKLPEVCKLVPTDEQVAAIEDIFRDMKSSHPMNRMLLGDVGTGKTLVALYALCAAVDSGNQASMMAPTEVLARQYSIKLGPLLDVLGISWDLLTGSTSKKARQEILADSAAGKVNILFGTHALIEPSVVFANLSLVIIDEQHRFGVNQRKLLRNKGVSPDVLIMSATPIPRTLSATAYGDLATSYIRKRPIEGAGVTTKLIKHHQSYKAHDDVRRAVEEGRQAYVICALVDESDSSNAKAAMREVERLKNIEYPDLRVDVLTGKMPANEKIETMRRFADGEIDVLVSTTVVEVGIDVHNATVMIILDAERYGIAQLHQLRGRVGRGEIPGTVWLVSDSFSNEAKDRFAMLLSTNDGFKLAEFDLAQRGPGELLGVKQHGLVNFRIADLIEDADLVMLTRREAFDIVNDDPELSGPEFRLLRERVRLLEEVSKEWVSAG; encoded by the coding sequence GTGGTTGTGGACACTTCCGGCATACATTCTTCGAAAGCCACGCGCTTCGTCGCGCTGAGCGATTCGGTCGAGCAGGCGCGCTATGTCGATGCTGTGCGCGCCGAGTTATTCTCGAAAATCAATATAAAAACCATCGGTGATTTATTGACGCACATTCCTTTTCGCTATCTCGATTTACGTGTCGAGCACTCCATCGGTCAAGCACCCTTGGGAGAGGGCGCATACGTCGGAACGGTCCATGAGGTGTCGGTTAAAAGCCCTCGTCCCCATCTCAAAGTCACCGAAGTTTCCCTCATCGACGGCTCGGGCGTTCTCGTCGGCGTGTGGTTCAACCAACCCTGGGTCGCTCGCTCCTTTGTGCAAGGTGAACGGGTTGTTTTTGCCGGACAGATTCGTCTCAATTACGGACTGAAGCAAATGACACAACCCTTCGTCGAGAAGCTCGACCAGGAAAATGCCACGTGCAACAAACTTCTTCCGATACATCGTGTCACCGAAGGAATCTCTCCGGGCTGGATGCGGAGAATCATCGCCGAAGCCCTCGACGATTACGGTGACGTTCTCGATTCGCTTCCGTATCGGTTGCGAATAAAGAATCGATTGTTTTCACTCGGTCGGGCGCTTCGTGAGGTACATTTCCCGACCGATGAGGAAAACGCACGCCGAGCCCGTCAAAGACTCGTCTACGATGAATTGCTGCTATTCGAACTCATGTGCGCACGCAAACGGTATACGGAAACGGTGTCTGCACAAGGCACCGCCCAACGATGCGATGGGCGACTCGTCAAGAAGCTTCCGGAGGTATGTAAACTCGTGCCGACCGATGAGCAAGTGGCGGCCATCGAAGATATATTCAGAGATATGAAGTCATCGCATCCGATGAATCGTATGTTACTCGGCGATGTTGGAACCGGAAAAACTTTGGTTGCGCTCTACGCACTGTGCGCAGCCGTCGATTCGGGCAACCAGGCTTCGATGATGGCGCCGACGGAGGTTCTCGCGCGCCAATACAGCATAAAACTCGGTCCTCTTCTCGATGTCCTTGGTATATCGTGGGATCTTTTGACCGGTTCGACCTCAAAAAAAGCTCGGCAAGAGATTCTCGCCGATTCGGCTGCAGGGAAGGTGAACATCCTTTTCGGCACGCATGCGCTCATCGAGCCGTCCGTCGTTTTTGCAAATCTTTCGCTCGTCATAATCGATGAACAGCATCGTTTCGGCGTCAACCAACGTAAACTTTTACGTAATAAAGGGGTTTCGCCGGACGTTCTCATCATGAGCGCGACTCCGATTCCGCGTACGCTCAGCGCAACCGCTTACGGAGATTTGGCCACATCATATATTCGTAAGCGCCCGATCGAGGGCGCCGGGGTGACGACGAAACTCATCAAGCATCATCAGTCATATAAAGCTCATGACGACGTGCGCAGAGCCGTCGAGGAGGGCAGGCAGGCCTACGTGATTTGTGCGCTTGTCGATGAGTCTGATTCTTCGAACGCCAAAGCCGCCATGCGTGAAGTCGAACGTCTCAAAAATATCGAATACCCTGATTTACGCGTCGATGTGCTTACCGGGAAGATGCCCGCGAATGAGAAAATCGAAACGATGAGACGTTTTGCGGACGGTGAAATCGATGTGTTGGTTTCGACGACGGTCGTCGAAGTCGGCATCGATGTGCACAACGCCACCGTCATGATCATTCTTGACGCCGAGCGTTATGGAATCGCTCAACTCCATCAACTGAGAGGGCGAGTCGGTCGTGGGGAAATTCCGGGAACGGTGTGGCTCGTTTCGGATTCTTTTTCCAACGAGGCGAAAGATCGTTTCGCCATGCTTCTTTCGACAAACGACGGGTTCAAACTCGCAGAATTCGATTTGGCTCAGCGAGGTCCGGGAGAATTGCTCGGAGTCAAACAACACGGACTTGTGAATTTTCGCATTGCGGATCTGATCGAGGACGCAGATTTGGTGATGTTGACGCGCCGGGAGGCATTTGACATCGTGAACGATGATCCGGAACTGAGCGGGCCGGAGTTCAGGCTCCTGCGCGAGCGTGTCCGGCTTCTCGAAGAGGTTTCAAAAGAATGGGTGAGCGCCGGATGA
- a CDS encoding DegV family protein: MSKVMSKVGIMVDSTCDLTVEELGNLNVELVALRVSFGDETFLDAIEMTTPQFYERLARSDELPKTSQPSPAQYRKAYENLVAQGCDGIVSLSLSSALSGSYEASRLMAKGLSIPVYCIDTKSVTQGLGLIVRAACALRDEGMDSEEIAEKVRVISAKTSLLFIIDTMDNLVKGGRAGLAAGLAASLLDIKPILTLDEQGVITPFKRCRGRKKAVAELAKYVSSCSKRLGPLDYTLIYTTDRNDIEILREALNEAGVDGREVHTGSNGPVIGTYVPQACGVAFYPQKWSSPEA; the protein is encoded by the coding sequence ATGTCTAAAGTTATGTCTAAAGTCGGAATCATGGTGGATAGTACCTGCGATTTGACGGTGGAAGAGCTTGGGAATTTAAATGTTGAACTGGTCGCACTCCGCGTCAGTTTCGGTGACGAAACCTTTCTTGATGCGATTGAGATGACTACTCCGCAGTTTTACGAACGACTCGCACGCTCCGATGAACTTCCCAAAACATCGCAACCTTCTCCCGCGCAGTATCGCAAAGCGTATGAGAACCTCGTGGCGCAGGGTTGCGATGGAATCGTGTCTCTTTCGCTTTCTTCGGCACTTTCAGGCTCATACGAGGCTTCGAGACTCATGGCGAAAGGCCTATCGATACCCGTATATTGCATTGACACGAAAAGTGTCACACAAGGGCTCGGTCTGATAGTCCGTGCGGCATGCGCGTTGCGTGATGAAGGAATGGATTCGGAAGAAATCGCGGAAAAAGTCAGAGTCATCTCTGCGAAAACGAGTCTCTTGTTCATAATCGACACCATGGACAATCTCGTGAAAGGCGGTCGTGCCGGTTTGGCTGCCGGTTTGGCGGCATCGTTGCTCGATATCAAGCCCATTCTCACACTCGACGAGCAAGGGGTGATTACGCCCTTCAAACGGTGCCGTGGGCGGAAGAAAGCCGTGGCCGAACTCGCGAAGTATGTCTCATCCTGTTCGAAAAGGTTGGGTCCGCTCGACTACACGCTCATTTATACAACCGATCGGAACGATATTGAGATTTTGCGCGAAGCGCTCAATGAAGCTGGAGTCGACGGGCGAGAAGTCCACACCGGAAGCAACGGTCCGGTGATCGGAACGTATGTTCCCCAAGCGTGCGGCGTGGCGTTTTATCCTCAAAAATGGTCTTCTCCCGAAGCGTAG
- a CDS encoding DAK2 domain-containing protein — protein sequence MIQYSSVRNLVASAALALKNRVDEVNRLNVFPVPDGDTGTNMSLTLDAVANDVAKLPADAPLEDVCKAATHGSLMGARGNSGVITSQIIRGACEGFLESSDLSPTLCLAISLETATTVAFQAVRKPVEGTILTVIRDMSVAARAAADAEVTFEEALDSVVAESYASVRRTPELLPVLKEAGVVDAGGFGLSIWFNGFVSALLGRQQAEAPVLGDMQVMTVTPVDDWDDDEYLYCTEFLLFGEGIDRERVHDYIAARGGSELVVGDSGPYKVHVHTDDPSEILSYALGLGEISEVHIHNMRRQAAERPATQGTPSKENAPHKAIGVVSVASGAGLIEILKSLGVDVVVSGGQTMNPSTQDLVEAASTLNVDKVIFLPNNSNIIMAANAAVSVLDIPAAVIPTRSVPEAFAALFMFDQSMDFDELVEEMSEAIIDVRTAEVTTAVKDAKSNVGDIKAGQIIGIVGSKDIETVGDSVEQVVFDLAKILVDEDSETLTLLLGEGFTDEAGDAIAKNLKEQYDWIDVETHRGEQPLYPVLISVE from the coding sequence ATGATTCAATATTCTTCTGTACGCAACCTGGTCGCTTCGGCTGCGCTTGCACTTAAAAATCGTGTCGATGAAGTGAATAGGTTGAACGTGTTTCCCGTTCCCGACGGCGATACGGGAACGAACATGTCACTCACGCTCGACGCAGTCGCAAACGATGTAGCCAAGTTGCCGGCTGATGCACCGCTCGAAGATGTGTGCAAAGCAGCAACGCACGGTTCGCTTATGGGCGCTCGCGGTAACTCGGGCGTTATCACCTCTCAAATAATCCGTGGGGCTTGTGAAGGCTTCCTCGAATCGAGCGACCTGTCGCCGACTTTGTGCCTCGCGATTTCTCTCGAAACGGCCACGACGGTTGCCTTCCAAGCGGTCCGCAAACCTGTGGAGGGAACGATTCTGACGGTTATCCGGGATATGTCGGTTGCAGCTCGTGCTGCGGCCGATGCCGAGGTCACATTCGAGGAGGCCCTCGATTCAGTCGTGGCCGAGTCGTACGCTTCCGTGCGCCGTACTCCCGAATTGCTCCCGGTACTCAAAGAGGCCGGGGTCGTCGATGCCGGTGGTTTCGGACTGTCAATATGGTTCAACGGTTTCGTCTCGGCGTTACTCGGTCGCCAGCAGGCCGAAGCTCCCGTGCTCGGAGATATGCAAGTCATGACCGTCACTCCCGTGGATGATTGGGACGACGATGAATATCTTTACTGTACGGAATTTCTCCTTTTCGGAGAGGGGATCGACAGGGAACGTGTGCACGACTACATAGCCGCGCGCGGAGGAAGCGAACTCGTCGTCGGTGATTCCGGACCGTATAAAGTTCACGTTCACACCGATGATCCTTCCGAAATTTTGAGCTATGCACTCGGTTTGGGCGAGATTTCAGAGGTCCATATCCACAATATGCGTCGTCAGGCGGCCGAGCGTCCCGCAACGCAAGGTACCCCATCGAAAGAAAATGCTCCGCACAAAGCGATCGGAGTCGTCAGCGTCGCATCGGGGGCCGGCCTCATCGAAATTTTGAAATCGCTCGGAGTCGATGTGGTCGTTTCCGGCGGACAGACGATGAACCCGTCGACGCAAGACCTCGTGGAGGCAGCCTCTACACTCAACGTCGATAAGGTGATTTTCCTTCCGAATAACTCAAATATCATCATGGCGGCCAACGCCGCCGTATCGGTATTGGATATTCCGGCAGCCGTTATACCGACGCGTTCGGTTCCGGAGGCATTCGCGGCGTTGTTCATGTTCGACCAAAGCATGGACTTCGATGAGCTCGTCGAAGAGATGAGCGAGGCCATCATCGACGTGCGAACCGCCGAGGTCACGACGGCGGTCAAAGATGCAAAGAGCAATGTCGGTGATATAAAGGCCGGGCAGATAATCGGCATAGTCGGTTCGAAAGATATCGAAACGGTCGGTGATTCGGTCGAACAAGTCGTCTTCGATTTAGCGAAAATCTTGGTTGATGAAGATTCCGAAACGCTCACGCTTCTTCTCGGTGAAGGATTTACCGACGAAGCAGGCGATGCGATAGCAAAAAATCTCAAAGAACAGTATGACTGGATAGATGTTGAAACCCACCGTGGTGAGCAGCCTTTGTATCCCGTTCTCATTTCCGTTGAATAA
- a CDS encoding Asp23/Gls24 family envelope stress response protein, producing the protein MTEKLGSISISDEVLMDLAGYAALESYGVVGMASPTLVDEVVQLLPRNKLRKGVHISLVEDPNAQSGAIEVDLYVIIEYGTNLSQVSRNLADRVRYTLTEFAGITVGRVDIHVLEVKVR; encoded by the coding sequence ATGACAGAAAAGCTAGGCTCTATCAGCATTTCCGATGAGGTGCTTATGGACTTGGCGGGATACGCCGCGCTTGAAAGTTACGGCGTGGTGGGGATGGCCAGTCCGACGCTTGTCGATGAAGTCGTGCAATTGCTTCCTCGCAACAAGCTTCGCAAAGGAGTTCATATTTCGCTCGTCGAAGATCCGAACGCCCAATCGGGTGCAATCGAAGTCGACCTTTATGTAATCATCGAGTATGGGACAAATCTCAGTCAAGTTTCTCGCAATCTTGCCGACAGGGTTCGTTATACTCTCACAGAGTTTGCCGGCATCACAGTAGGACGCGTGGATATCCACGTCCTTGAAGTAAAGGTTCGATAG
- a CDS encoding DUF1858 domain-containing protein, translated as MNNDWSAMASVTLDTRLSDLVHLNPSIVDVLERYGLGCACCVGAEFETIRDACAAHEIDGEKLLADISRVLNQDD; from the coding sequence ATGAACAATGATTGGAGTGCCATGGCATCGGTGACTTTAGACACACGTCTCTCCGATTTGGTGCACCTGAATCCTTCGATAGTCGATGTTTTGGAGCGGTATGGGCTGGGCTGTGCGTGCTGCGTGGGCGCCGAGTTCGAAACCATTCGCGATGCGTGTGCCGCTCATGAAATCGACGGTGAAAAATTATTGGCTGACATCAGCCGTGTACTTAATCAAGACGATTAG